From the Limanda limanda chromosome 2, fLimLim1.1, whole genome shotgun sequence genome, one window contains:
- the LOC133023108 gene encoding aminoacyl tRNA synthase complex-interacting multifunctional protein 1-like, translating into MGRSGELSDFQRGTVVGCHLCLKSVREISGLLKLPRSTVSSVILKWKRGGITTALPRSGRPTKLQEPQRRVLQRVALEQGLPPGEALGKGRPSVEALTAEFRSRAGASVSSRTVRRELREMGFRGRVSTYTARGGEKKQTLLSQEDAQVDVSRLDLRVGRILTVLQPSETESVCVKQVDVGEAAPRTVVSELAHHIPVDQMQNRMAVLLCNLRPAEMGGVVSQAMVMCACSPDKVELLDPPIGAAPGDRVTFQGFPGEPDTELDPKENVWEQIQPDLRTDAECVAAYRGAAFKVLGKGVCKSQTMSDSDIK; encoded by the exons ATGGGCCGCAGCGGGGAGCTCAGTGACTTCCAGCGGGGCACCGTGGTGGGATGTCACCTGTGTCTGAAGTCCGTGCGGGAGATCTCCGGCCTGCTGAAGCTGCCTCGTTCCACCGTGAGCTCCGTCATCCTCAAGTGGAAGCGAGGCGGTATCACGACGGCCCTGCCCCGCAGCGGCCGGCCGACCAAGCTCCAGGAGCCGCAGCGCCGGGTGCTGCAGCGGGTGGCCCTGGAGCAGGGGCTGCCCCCCGGGGAGGCGCTGGGGAAGGGTCGGCCCTCCGTGGAGGCTCTCACCGCCGAGTTCCGGAGCAGGGCCGGGGCCAGCGTGAGCTCCAGGACGGTCCGCAGGGAGCTCCGGGAGATGGGCTTCCGAGGGAGGGTGTCTACGTACACGGCCAGAG GAGGGGAAAAGAAGCAGACACTCCTCAGCCAGGAGGACGCCCAGGTGGACGTGTCCCGTCTGGACCTGCGTGTTGGACGTATCCTCACAGTTCTGCAGCCTTCAGagactgagagtgtgtgtgtgaagcaggtcGACGTGGGAGAGGCGGCTCCCAGGACAGTGGTCAGTGAACTGGCTCACCACATACCAGTGGATCAG ATGCAGAACCGCATGGCCGTCCTGCTCTGTAACCTGAGGCCAGCCGAGATGGGGGGTGTGGTTTCCCAGGCGATGGTCATGTGCGCCTGCTCGCCAGACAAGGTCGAACTCCTTGATCCGCCGATTGGAGCAGCACCAGGAGACAGAGTGACTTTCCAGGGCTTCCCAG GTGAACCAGATACGGAGTTGGATCCCAAAGAGAACGTGTGGGAGCAGATTCAACCGGACCTTCGCACGGATGCTGAGTGTGTTGCTGCGTACAGAGGAGCGGCCTTCAAAGTCCTCGGCAAGGGAGTTTGCAAATCCCAAACCATGAGCGATAGTGACATCAAGTAA